A single genomic interval of Chitinophaga sp. 180180018-3 harbors:
- a CDS encoding Gfo/Idh/MocA family oxidoreductase, translating into MDNFSINRRRFLKGATTTLALSALGASALDFINPPKPFRVGLIGTGWYGKSDLFRLMQVAPITVVSLCDVDKHQLEEAAEMVRKRQSTGAKPRLYTDYRKMLHENELDIVLVGTPDHWHALTAIEALKTGANVYVQKPISVDVLEGEAMVAAARKYNRVVQVGTQRKSTPHLIDARKNIVDAGLLGKISHVEMCCYYHMRNNGNPPVQAVPDYFDYEMWTGPAPMRPYDGIPHIRWWRTFMEYGNGIMGDMCIHMFDTVRWMLQLGWPKRISSTGGIYVQKEGKSNIADTQTAVFEYDELNCVWQHRTWGAPADPKYPWAFKLYGEKGTLVASTMSYDFIPEGNGTPIHKDVVYEREKYPEDLTEPAIELNAAPATRLHMINFLGAIKNGGKPVADIEEGHISTASCILANISMQLGRPLIYDPVKKIIPGDPAATALLKRPYRGPWEHPWM; encoded by the coding sequence ATGGACAACTTTTCCATCAACCGCCGCCGGTTCCTGAAGGGAGCTACGACTACATTGGCACTTTCTGCGCTGGGCGCAAGTGCGCTCGACTTCATCAATCCTCCTAAACCCTTTCGGGTGGGGCTTATCGGTACCGGCTGGTATGGTAAGAGCGATCTATTCCGGCTCATGCAGGTGGCACCAATTACAGTGGTGTCTCTTTGTGATGTAGATAAACATCAGCTGGAAGAGGCTGCGGAAATGGTCAGGAAACGGCAATCGACCGGTGCTAAGCCCAGGTTGTACACCGACTACCGTAAAATGCTACACGAAAATGAGCTGGATATTGTACTGGTAGGTACACCTGATCACTGGCATGCGTTAACAGCCATAGAAGCCCTTAAAACCGGTGCTAATGTATATGTACAGAAACCTATCAGCGTGGATGTACTGGAAGGAGAAGCCATGGTGGCCGCTGCCCGGAAGTATAACCGGGTGGTGCAAGTGGGCACACAAAGAAAAAGCACGCCTCATTTGATAGATGCCAGGAAGAATATTGTGGATGCCGGATTACTCGGTAAGATTTCACATGTTGAAATGTGTTGCTACTATCATATGCGTAACAACGGTAACCCACCAGTGCAGGCTGTGCCTGACTATTTCGATTACGAAATGTGGACTGGCCCCGCACCGATGCGGCCCTACGATGGTATTCCGCATATACGCTGGTGGCGTACTTTCATGGAATATGGCAACGGGATCATGGGCGATATGTGTATCCACATGTTCGACACGGTGCGCTGGATGCTTCAGCTGGGCTGGCCTAAACGTATCAGCTCTACCGGCGGTATTTATGTACAGAAAGAAGGAAAGTCGAATATCGCCGATACACAAACAGCAGTTTTTGAGTATGATGAGCTCAATTGCGTGTGGCAGCACCGGACCTGGGGCGCACCGGCTGATCCGAAATATCCGTGGGCATTTAAATTATACGGGGAAAAAGGTACGCTGGTCGCAAGTACGATGTCGTACGACTTCATCCCCGAAGGCAACGGCACGCCGATTCATAAAGATGTAGTGTATGAAAGGGAAAAGTACCCCGAGGATCTGACGGAACCAGCCATAGAGCTCAATGCAGCTCCCGCTACCCGCCTGCATATGATCAATTTCCTGGGCGCCATTAAAAATGGCGGCAAACCGGTAGCGGATATTGAAGAGGGGCATATCTCTACTGCCAGCTGTATACTGGCAAATATTTCCATGCAACTTGGCCGGCCACTGATTTATGATCCTGTAAAGAAAATTATTCCGGGTGACCCCGCAGCCACAGCGCTTTTGAAACGTCCGTACCGGGGGCCATGGGAACATCCCTGGATGTAA
- a CDS encoding MarR family transcriptional regulator, with translation MKPLKLSDQLCFSVYAVSRLITSQYQPILAALDLTYPQYLVMLLLWEHQKQSVKELGQQLLLDSGTLTPLLKRLEAKHLIRRQRSKEDERIVNIVLTTAGQQLQQQAADVPEQIACSMGFSEKEYKTLKPMMDRIIERVTKEE, from the coding sequence TTGAAACCACTGAAATTATCTGATCAGCTCTGCTTTTCTGTTTATGCGGTGTCGCGGCTCATCACGTCGCAATACCAGCCTATACTGGCTGCGCTGGACCTTACCTATCCGCAGTACCTGGTGATGTTGCTATTGTGGGAACATCAGAAGCAATCGGTAAAAGAGCTGGGCCAACAGTTACTGCTTGATTCCGGTACCCTCACTCCCCTGCTGAAAAGACTGGAAGCCAAGCATCTCATCAGGCGGCAGAGGAGTAAGGAAGATGAACGTATTGTCAATATCGTTCTGACAACAGCCGGGCAGCAGCTGCAGCAACAGGCCGCAGATGTTCCCGAGCAAATAGCCTGCAGCATGGGCTTTTCGGAGAAAGAATACAAGACGTTGAAACCGATGATGGATCGGATTATAGAGAGAGTTACGAAAGAAGAATAG
- a CDS encoding alpha-L-rhamnosidase C-terminal domain-containing protein: protein MKLFCLGALLLAGTSAFAQLPPVFDSSRMASVQSTPTVRRYLSPEKIIWQTGNINNAVRFLLPGNGQADLANQNMCVLKSTASEHPAILFDFGKELHGGLQLVTGMYKSGKPVKLRIRFGESVSEAMSDIEPSKNATNDHAIRDMIVEVPWLGKLEVGNTGFRFVRVDLLDDDKELQLKEVRAIFVYRDMPYLGSFHCSDELLNKIWLTGAYTVQLNMQDYLWDGIKRDRLVWIGDMHPETSTISAVFGYNEVVPKSLDLSKDITPLPQYMNGMVSYSMWWVLIQRDWYMHTGNLGYLQQQGTYLRGLLEHFVEKIDADNSEALNDGTRFLDWPSSENKPAIHAGLQAMMVMTLNAGAELCRILKDENTAKKCEEAIARLKKNVPDAGGSKQAAALLALSELVPAKKINEEVISVGGVKDYSTFYGYYMLQAKAKAGDYQGGLNDIRTYWGAMLGLGATTFWEDFNMDWLSGASRIDALVQPGQKDIHADYGAYCYKGYRHSLCHGWASGPTPWLTEHVLGVSVVAPGCKVIRVTPHLGDLKFAEGTFPTPYGVVKIKHTRLPNGKIQSEIKAPKEVKIIKNIE from the coding sequence ATGAAGCTATTCTGTTTAGGTGCATTATTACTCGCAGGTACATCCGCTTTTGCGCAGCTGCCACCTGTGTTCGACAGCAGTCGCATGGCTTCGGTCCAGTCAACGCCAACAGTGCGGCGTTACCTGTCTCCCGAAAAAATAATATGGCAAACAGGCAATATCAATAACGCAGTTCGTTTCCTGTTACCAGGAAACGGACAGGCCGATCTGGCTAATCAGAATATGTGTGTATTGAAAAGTACGGCATCAGAACATCCCGCCATCCTGTTCGACTTCGGTAAAGAGCTGCACGGTGGACTGCAACTTGTAACCGGCATGTATAAAAGCGGCAAACCGGTGAAACTAAGGATTCGCTTCGGTGAATCCGTAAGTGAAGCAATGAGTGACATAGAGCCTTCAAAAAACGCCACCAACGACCATGCCATCAGAGATATGATCGTAGAGGTGCCCTGGCTGGGAAAGCTCGAGGTAGGAAATACCGGTTTTCGCTTTGTAAGGGTAGATCTGTTAGACGACGATAAAGAACTGCAACTTAAAGAAGTGCGCGCCATCTTCGTTTACAGAGATATGCCATACCTCGGCTCTTTTCATTGCAGCGATGAGCTCCTGAATAAAATCTGGCTGACCGGCGCTTATACCGTACAGCTCAACATGCAGGATTATCTCTGGGATGGAATCAAGCGCGATCGTCTCGTATGGATTGGCGACATGCATCCGGAAACGTCTACTATCAGCGCTGTTTTCGGCTATAATGAAGTAGTGCCCAAAAGCCTGGATTTGTCGAAGGATATCACGCCATTGCCGCAATATATGAATGGCATGGTATCGTATTCTATGTGGTGGGTGTTGATACAGCGCGACTGGTACATGCATACCGGTAACCTCGGATATCTGCAGCAGCAGGGAACCTATCTTCGTGGTCTGCTGGAGCATTTCGTGGAAAAAATAGATGCTGATAACAGCGAAGCACTGAATGATGGCACCCGTTTCCTGGATTGGCCATCCAGCGAAAATAAGCCCGCTATCCACGCAGGGTTGCAGGCAATGATGGTGATGACACTGAATGCCGGCGCAGAATTGTGCAGGATATTAAAAGATGAAAATACCGCGAAGAAATGTGAAGAAGCCATTGCGCGGTTGAAGAAAAATGTACCCGATGCGGGAGGCTCTAAACAAGCGGCAGCATTGCTGGCATTGTCGGAACTGGTGCCGGCAAAGAAGATCAATGAGGAAGTGATTTCAGTAGGAGGCGTAAAAGACTATTCTACCTTCTATGGTTATTATATGTTGCAGGCTAAAGCCAAAGCGGGCGACTATCAGGGAGGGCTAAACGATATTCGCACTTATTGGGGAGCGATGCTTGGCTTGGGAGCCACTACATTCTGGGAAGACTTCAATATGGACTGGCTCTCAGGTGCTTCCAGGATAGATGCGCTGGTTCAGCCCGGCCAGAAAGATATTCATGCCGATTATGGTGCATACTGCTACAAAGGATATCGTCATAGCCTCTGCCATGGCTGGGCTTCAGGCCCCACGCCCTGGCTTACTGAGCATGTACTGGGAGTGTCGGTAGTAGCACCCGGTTGTAAAGTGATCAGGGTAACACCCCACCTGGGCGATTTGAAATTTGCAGAAGGTACTTTCCCTACGCCTTATGGAGTGGTGAAAATTAAGCATACCCGTCTTCCTAACGGAAAAATACAATCGGAGATAAAGGCGCCGAAGGAAGTGAAGATAATTAAGAATATAGAATGA